From Rutidosis leptorrhynchoides isolate AG116_Rl617_1_P2 chromosome 3, CSIRO_AGI_Rlap_v1, whole genome shotgun sequence, a single genomic window includes:
- the LOC139897135 gene encoding calcium-binding protein KIC produces MGEKSYQDLLPVMAEKLELTTFMDELCGGFRLLADEKIGLITAESLMKNSRILGMESMSKEDAQGMLEEGDLDGDGLLNETEFCILMVRLSPEMMEDAEMWLEKAIEDEIMIKAGTSSSQEY; encoded by the coding sequence ATGGGAGAAAAAAGCTACCAAGACTTGCTTCCGGTGATGGCGGAGAAACTCGAGCTAACCACCTTCATGGACGAGCTATGTGGTGGTTTTCGACTCCTGGCAGATGAGAAAATCGGGTTGATCACGGCCGAAAGTCTAATGAAAAATTCAAGAATTCTTGGAATGGAAAGTATGAGCAAAGAAGATGCACAAGGTATGTTAGAAGAAGGAGACCTTGATGGAGATGGGTTACTAAATGAAACCGAATTTTGTATACTTATGGTGAGACTTAGTCCAGAAATGATGGAAGATGCTGAGATGTGGTTGGAGAAAGCCATTGAAGATGAGATCATGATCAAAGCTGGTACTTCATCATCACAAGAATATTGA